Proteins found in one Paenibacillus sp. FSL R10-2782 genomic segment:
- a CDS encoding iron-siderophore ABC transporter substrate-binding protein, which yields MFRASGKGSIWVALIVVLLLLSGCGAGGAGKSANSGEATGTDKGTTDTQGATSTDSVRTIEHVLGKTEIKGTPKRIVTLYNGATDVMIAYGVKPVGIVEASGTEPVYDYLKKDLEGIPTVGLETQPNMEEIYKLKPDVILASKFRNEATYQQLSEIAPTVAVDQLYEWKDTVKLIGQVLNQEDKGTQLLADWDQRVADFKTKMGDRLPIKASIVNFRADHARIYYMGFAGQILKELGFTRPPAQEGDKWGIKVNSKESIPDMNADTLFVFNSGKDQAAIEKNVEAWTSHPLWKNLDAYKKKSIFKVDEVNWNLAGGYLSANRMLDDLYALYDLKS from the coding sequence ATGTTTCGAGCTTCAGGCAAGGGGAGTATATGGGTTGCGCTCATCGTTGTATTGCTGCTTTTATCCGGCTGCGGAGCTGGAGGCGCGGGTAAGAGTGCGAATTCCGGTGAAGCGACTGGAACGGATAAAGGAACGACGGATACGCAGGGAGCGACTTCAACCGATTCGGTGCGTACCATTGAGCATGTGTTGGGGAAAACCGAGATTAAAGGTACGCCCAAACGGATCGTAACACTGTATAACGGCGCTACAGACGTCATGATCGCCTACGGCGTCAAGCCTGTGGGGATTGTGGAGGCAAGTGGAACGGAGCCGGTATACGATTATTTGAAAAAGGATCTTGAAGGGATTCCGACCGTTGGTCTGGAGACACAGCCGAATATGGAGGAAATCTATAAGCTGAAGCCGGATGTCATCCTTGCAAGCAAGTTCCGTAACGAAGCAACGTATCAGCAATTGTCGGAAATTGCACCTACGGTTGCCGTCGATCAGCTATATGAGTGGAAGGATACAGTGAAGCTGATCGGACAAGTGCTGAATCAGGAAGACAAGGGCACACAATTGCTGGCGGATTGGGATCAACGTGTAGCGGACTTCAAAACAAAAATGGGCGATCGCCTGCCGATCAAGGCTTCCATCGTTAATTTCCGGGCAGACCATGCACGTATTTACTATATGGGCTTTGCCGGACAGATTTTGAAGGAACTGGGCTTCACCCGCCCTCCTGCACAAGAAGGAGACAAGTGGGGAATTAAAGTCAACAGCAAGGAAAGTATACCGGACATGAATGCAGATACGTTGTTCGTCTTTAACTCGGGCAAGGATCAGGCAGCGATTGAAAAAAATGTTGAAGCCTGGACAAGCCATCCCTTGTGGAAAAACCTTGATGCATACAAGAAAAAGAGTATTTTCAAGGTCGATGAAGTGAACTGGAATCTGGCTGGAGGCTATCTGAGCGCAAATCGGATGCTGGATGATCTTTATGCGTTGTATGATCTGAAATCATAA
- a CDS encoding iron ABC transporter permease, with protein MLTTNLRKWTGLGVCLILLAGSLFLGLLLGRTLIPPEFMISSLLHYDAQNVEHVLIHTERLPRTVIAAVIGASLAMAGAFMQALTRNPLASPSTFGINAGALFFVSIAAVVFSVESMMSLMGFALIGAGLAAILVYVIGSLGRDGLTPIKIVLSGSAIHALFMSMIQIILVMNETGMQNVLFWMAGSVSGRSLEMLQPLFPFMLVAAISAICMGRAVNLLVTGEDVAKGLGQNTLWVKCAMGVIIVVLAGCSVAIAGAIGFVGLIIPHVARALVGADYRWIIPFSAVLGALLLVSADTAARMLISPQEIPIGVITALIGVPFFVYIARKGVAWK; from the coding sequence ATGCTAACAACGAATCTAAGAAAATGGACGGGACTTGGTGTATGTCTGATCCTATTGGCAGGGTCTTTGTTTCTTGGCTTGCTACTGGGCAGAACGCTGATTCCTCCGGAATTTATGATATCTTCCCTCCTGCATTATGATGCTCAAAATGTAGAGCATGTGCTGATACATACCGAACGTTTGCCGCGCACGGTCATTGCTGCTGTTATAGGCGCGAGCTTGGCGATGGCAGGAGCCTTCATGCAGGCACTTACCCGCAACCCGCTGGCTTCGCCCAGTACGTTCGGTATCAATGCGGGTGCTTTGTTCTTCGTCTCTATCGCAGCGGTCGTGTTTTCGGTCGAGTCCATGATGTCTCTGATGGGCTTTGCCTTGATCGGCGCAGGACTGGCGGCTATTCTGGTGTACGTCATCGGTTCATTAGGCAGGGATGGTTTGACACCGATCAAAATTGTGCTGTCAGGCTCAGCCATTCACGCTTTGTTCATGTCGATGATCCAGATTATTTTGGTGATGAATGAAACGGGGATGCAAAATGTACTGTTCTGGATGGCAGGCTCTGTCAGCGGACGTTCATTGGAGATGCTACAGCCATTATTTCCTTTTATGCTGGTAGCGGCTATCTCAGCCATATGTATGGGCAGAGCGGTGAACCTGCTTGTGACCGGGGAAGATGTGGCGAAGGGACTGGGACAAAATACCCTATGGGTAAAATGCGCGATGGGCGTGATTATTGTGGTGCTGGCTGGTTGCTCTGTTGCTATTGCGGGGGCCATTGGCTTCGTTGGCCTGATCATTCCGCATGTGGCGCGTGCCTTGGTTGGTGCGGATTACCGCTGGATAATCCCTTTTTCGGCGGTACTGGGTGCTTTGCTATTGGTGTCGGCGGATACCGCAGCCAGAATGCTGATTTCGCCGCAGGAAATTCCGATTGGCGTCATTACAGCTTTGATCGGGGTTCCCTTTTTCGTTTACATTGCCCGTAAAGGGGTGGCGTGGAAATGA
- a CDS encoding IucA/IucC family protein translates to MKYTTSTTPVLSSEETTLLQKKKQAENHVMQDLINTLLAEGFWEHSDVELLSMPQWQSYCTTVHPELDELFSFADPEAIAEPKGETFPNGRSISLYRWWVDREQQHSLIFPVQAAVIQPHRYLQSSGVYEIRRWPEGGGFDTVLLHPVTLMQRVIEGCLDEKYRQQEGVGRFVQLLEQAIEQTTWSLDSGLTDENILEKSPSEAFQRLEQYSSLRDRPFHPASKAKTVLNEEDYRKYIAEFGQAITLNWVALRKDAVMTGVGIAQGPHFTDTETETETETETVAAAVESDTQRPYDGQQPDDLLLSISERQLVEQEMQERGLAADYIAIPVHPWQLTYMLPQHLHAELVGKVWIPLEVKAGAFQATSSVRSLSPKEGGPNYVKLPLGVFSLGASRYLPAVKLINGDRGQAMLQQAKTRDPQLQERLFLCDEGSWWAYMPENGSLYDDPPRHLAAMARIYPHELIHDPAVRLIPMSALAAGQHHFFREWAAERGLPDTAESVKQLFGEVCSTFFEIMLRLYRIGLMPEIHGQNCVLVWKNGKIEHILMRDHDSVRLHLPWLTEQGIADPEYQIRPGYSNSLYNETPKKLLFYLQTLGIQVNLYAIIDTLSNVYGIDESTLWSVLKHQLEEAIQRVPFKAAVRQEIEHILFEKSDWPLKLLVKPLLEQSGVPGSMPSGQSRIQNPFHHL, encoded by the coding sequence ATGAAGTACACAACAAGCACGACCCCGGTGCTTTCATCCGAAGAAACAACGCTTTTGCAGAAGAAAAAGCAGGCTGAAAACCATGTCATGCAGGATCTCATCAATACATTGCTGGCAGAAGGATTTTGGGAGCATTCCGATGTTGAACTGTTGTCTATGCCGCAATGGCAAAGCTACTGTACTACCGTCCATCCCGAATTAGACGAGCTATTTTCTTTTGCCGATCCTGAAGCTATTGCTGAGCCAAAGGGGGAAACCTTTCCAAACGGTCGTTCTATAAGCCTTTACCGCTGGTGGGTGGATCGGGAGCAGCAGCACAGTCTCATTTTTCCCGTACAAGCTGCGGTGATTCAACCCCATCGCTATCTACAGTCGAGTGGCGTGTATGAAATTCGGCGGTGGCCAGAGGGTGGCGGGTTTGATACAGTATTGCTTCACCCCGTAACGCTGATGCAGCGTGTGATTGAGGGATGCCTGGATGAAAAATACCGCCAACAGGAGGGAGTGGGACGGTTTGTCCAGCTATTGGAGCAAGCCATTGAACAGACTACATGGTCGCTGGATAGCGGACTGACGGATGAAAATATACTGGAGAAATCGCCCTCAGAGGCTTTTCAACGATTGGAACAGTATTCTTCGCTGCGTGATCGTCCGTTTCACCCCGCATCCAAGGCCAAAACGGTCTTGAACGAGGAGGACTATCGCAAATATATCGCTGAATTTGGGCAAGCCATCACGTTGAACTGGGTGGCGCTCCGAAAGGATGCGGTGATGACCGGAGTGGGAATCGCACAAGGGCCTCATTTTACGGACACAGAAACAGAAACAGAAACAGAAACAGAAACAGTAGCAGCGGCAGTCGAATCGGACACACAGCGCCCATACGATGGACAGCAGCCGGACGATCTTCTTCTGTCCATCTCCGAGCGTCAGCTAGTAGAGCAGGAGATGCAGGAACGCGGATTAGCAGCGGATTATATTGCAATCCCCGTGCATCCGTGGCAGCTCACGTATATGCTACCTCAGCATTTGCACGCCGAGCTGGTGGGCAAAGTATGGATTCCACTGGAAGTGAAGGCAGGAGCTTTTCAGGCAACCTCATCTGTGCGCTCGTTGTCTCCCAAGGAGGGCGGTCCGAATTATGTGAAGCTCCCGTTGGGCGTATTTTCGCTGGGGGCATCCCGTTATCTTCCTGCGGTGAAGCTGATTAACGGAGATCGCGGACAAGCCATGTTGCAGCAAGCCAAGACCCGTGACCCGCAGCTTCAGGAACGCTTATTTTTATGCGATGAAGGCTCCTGGTGGGCCTATATGCCGGAAAATGGCAGCCTGTATGATGATCCACCCCGGCACCTGGCAGCGATGGCGCGGATATATCCGCACGAATTGATCCATGATCCTGCTGTTCGCCTGATTCCCATGTCTGCGTTGGCCGCAGGACAGCATCATTTTTTCCGGGAGTGGGCGGCTGAGCGCGGACTTCCAGACACGGCAGAATCGGTAAAACAACTGTTCGGTGAAGTGTGCTCGACATTTTTTGAAATCATGCTGCGCCTGTATCGGATCGGGCTTATGCCTGAAATCCATGGACAAAACTGTGTACTGGTTTGGAAAAATGGCAAGATCGAGCACATTTTGATGCGTGACCATGACTCGGTGCGTCTGCATCTGCCCTGGCTGACAGAGCAGGGGATTGCCGATCCTGAATACCAAATCCGGCCCGGCTATTCCAACAGCCTATATAATGAAACACCGAAGAAATTGCTGTTCTACCTGCAAACCCTTGGCATTCAAGTCAATCTGTACGCCATTATAGATACTCTTAGCAATGTTTATGGAATAGATGAGTCCACTTTGTGGTCTGTACTAAAGCATCAATTGGAAGAAGCGATCCAACGTGTGCCCTTCAAGGCTGCCGTTCGTCAGGAAATCGAGCATATTTTATTTGAAAAGTCGGACTGGCCGCTCAAGCTGCTGGTTAAACCTTTACTGGAGCAGTCCGGGGTACCCGGTAGCATGCCATCTGGTCAAAGCCGCATACAGAACCCGTTTCATCATTTATAA
- a CDS encoding iron ABC transporter permease, protein MKRVNLKHGTGRDDMNAKRYVTLRSRNGRFHIQLEKKALWLMCGLALALLIIGVMSVGWGDTYVHPWEVLRAIWGRGSGDYDFILYRLRFPRALTGVLVGAALGIAGAVLQGIIRNPLASPDILGITGGASVAAVTFIAYGGAVLSIQWLPVAAVAGALVVSLLVYTLAWKDGVTPIRLVLVGIGLASAMSSITTLLLVMSSSFTAGKAYIWLTGSVYGASWNNVYTMLIAIVICTPLVLYFSRSLNTQELGDDVATGLGVEVQRHRVMLLLLSVILAGTAVAVAGAIGFVGLIAPHIARRLVGRSMGSLTLVSALVGGLLVYLADLLARTVFYPIDIPAGIFTAGVGAPFFLYLLLQRRNQY, encoded by the coding sequence ATGAAGCGTGTGAATTTGAAGCATGGGACTGGTAGAGACGACATGAATGCGAAGCGTTATGTGACGCTGCGCAGCAGAAATGGCAGGTTTCATATCCAACTGGAAAAGAAAGCACTATGGTTGATGTGTGGACTGGCCTTGGCGCTACTGATCATTGGCGTGATGAGTGTAGGCTGGGGGGATACGTATGTGCACCCTTGGGAAGTGCTTCGAGCGATATGGGGGCGTGGCTCAGGCGATTATGATTTTATTTTGTACAGGCTGCGGTTTCCACGGGCGCTTACGGGAGTGCTGGTCGGAGCAGCTTTGGGCATCGCAGGAGCGGTGCTTCAGGGGATTATCCGCAATCCGCTGGCATCCCCGGACATTCTCGGGATTACGGGCGGCGCATCCGTAGCGGCAGTTACGTTCATTGCTTACGGGGGAGCTGTTTTGAGCATTCAATGGCTGCCTGTGGCGGCTGTTGCCGGAGCGCTGGTCGTATCGCTGCTTGTGTATACATTGGCCTGGAAGGATGGTGTGACACCAATCCGACTGGTGCTGGTGGGGATTGGTTTGGCTTCTGCTATGAGCTCGATTACGACGCTGCTGCTGGTCATGAGCTCGTCCTTCACAGCCGGCAAGGCTTATATTTGGCTGACGGGCAGCGTGTATGGAGCATCGTGGAATAACGTATATACGATGCTGATCGCTATTGTGATCTGCACACCTTTGGTTCTCTACTTTTCCCGCAGCCTCAACACACAGGAGCTGGGGGATGATGTGGCTACCGGCTTGGGGGTGGAGGTACAGCGGCATCGTGTGATGTTGCTGCTGCTCAGTGTGATCCTTGCTGGAACTGCGGTAGCAGTTGCGGGAGCGATTGGTTTCGTGGGTTTAATCGCGCCGCATATTGCGCGCCGATTGGTAGGCAGATCCATGGGCAGCCTGACGCTGGTGTCGGCGCTGGTGGGTGGATTGCTGGTGTATCTCGCCGATTTGCTGGCCCGTACGGTTTTTTATCCGATTGATATTCCCGCAGGTATTTTTACAGCAGGGGTGGGTGCACCATTTTTTCTGTATTTGCTACTCCAGCGCCGAAATCAGTATTAA
- a CDS encoding AraC family transcriptional regulator: MNTQDPSFTSFLYKLQDIQHVYSGRSFSRQETSFHTLLLFNEGEGDIAIDGMIYPLYRQKGFMLAPGAVMKLHMLSGALADYYIIRFLALQPSGEPDRYIPAPALGPHEWIISHFRFVMDMVEEIKRKHHCNSVWDQMKANIVFQEMLMSLFQHTSRDQKPDVQQAVTLTLHYMEQHYASDITRDKLAELAGMSADYYSRMFKKLIGKSPMEYLTDIRINHAKQALVLTRDSFRSIAHGVGFSDEFYFSRKFKAATGRSPSAYVNTIRYSDKIASLKHLLTGHLVALGIEPYAAVINKAYPVTEGFRNTISVGEVQPDLERLMSARPDLILTCEFRDFEKSKKEKMYEQIAPTVTVPFFQNWRTHFQSIARIVGKDAEAVEWLERYETKAATISRKLRQKLGGETVLIVGVGNQKMCVYGQRNVGTVLYGDLKLSMPVGVEDIAHYREVTLDDLAEYDADRIILTCFRHYGNACEEQTIQQECLALWRSPVWQKLKAVQSGAVHSMCDSRHLYTCYTSLSHDLLLDKTVTLLLSDSSK, translated from the coding sequence ATGAATACTCAAGACCCATCTTTTACTTCATTTCTTTATAAACTGCAGGATATTCAGCATGTGTACTCTGGTCGCTCTTTCTCCCGGCAAGAAACGTCCTTTCATACCTTGTTATTATTCAATGAAGGCGAAGGGGACATAGCCATTGATGGAATGATATATCCTCTTTACCGTCAAAAGGGCTTTATGCTCGCTCCCGGCGCAGTCATGAAGCTCCATATGCTGTCCGGCGCTCTGGCGGATTATTATATCATCCGTTTTCTTGCATTACAGCCGTCCGGGGAGCCGGACCGTTACATACCCGCACCAGCGCTTGGACCACATGAATGGATCATTTCCCACTTTCGTTTTGTGATGGATATGGTCGAGGAGATCAAGAGGAAGCATCATTGTAATAGCGTGTGGGACCAAATGAAGGCCAACATTGTATTTCAGGAAATGCTAATGTCCTTGTTTCAGCATACCAGCCGTGATCAGAAGCCCGATGTGCAGCAGGCGGTGACGCTGACCCTCCATTATATGGAGCAGCACTATGCTTCCGATATTACACGGGACAAGCTGGCGGAGCTGGCAGGGATGAGCGCTGATTATTATTCGCGTATGTTCAAAAAATTGATCGGCAAAAGCCCGATGGAATATTTGACGGACATTCGTATTAATCATGCGAAGCAGGCGCTTGTGCTCACTCGTGATTCCTTTCGTTCTATTGCTCACGGTGTCGGGTTTAGCGATGAGTTCTATTTTAGCCGTAAATTTAAAGCCGCTACTGGACGTTCTCCCTCAGCCTACGTGAATACAATTAGGTATTCGGATAAAATCGCTTCGCTCAAGCATCTGTTAACCGGACATTTGGTGGCATTGGGCATTGAGCCGTACGCGGCAGTCATCAACAAGGCTTATCCTGTCACCGAAGGCTTCCGCAATACCATTTCGGTGGGTGAGGTCCAGCCCGATCTGGAGAGGCTGATGTCAGCCCGGCCTGATCTGATTTTAACCTGTGAGTTCAGGGATTTTGAGAAGTCGAAAAAGGAAAAAATGTACGAGCAGATTGCGCCCACCGTCACCGTGCCCTTTTTTCAAAACTGGCGCACTCATTTTCAGTCCATTGCCCGTATTGTCGGCAAGGATGCAGAAGCGGTGGAATGGCTGGAACGGTATGAAACGAAGGCTGCGACCATTTCTCGAAAGCTCAGGCAAAAGCTCGGCGGGGAGACGGTGCTAATCGTGGGAGTGGGGAACCAGAAAATGTGTGTGTATGGACAACGGAATGTGGGAACGGTGCTATATGGGGATTTAAAGCTGTCTATGCCTGTGGGAGTGGAGGATATTGCCCATTACCGTGAGGTGACGTTGGACGATCTGGCTGAATATGACGCGGACCGCATCATATTGACCTGTTTCCGTCACTATGGAAATGCCTGTGAAGAACAGACGATTCAGCAGGAATGTCTGGCTCTGTGGCGCTCCCCTGTATGGCAGAAATTGAAGGCGGTGCAAAGCGGAGCTGTACACTCTATGTGTGATAGCCGACACCTGTATACATGCTATACTTCGTTGTCCCACGACCTATTATTGGACAAAACGGTCACGTTGTTATTGTCTGATTCGTCCAAATAA